A genomic window from Buteo buteo chromosome 13, bButBut1.hap1.1, whole genome shotgun sequence includes:
- the CFAP161 gene encoding cilia- and flagella-associated protein 161 isoform X1: MAAYRPGVLIGNWKEDACLEEDRLRDFIHKRERGELLLQKINKLQDNLLKKIQLSVSKDGFVHFGDTVMLLNPDKKSSVENYPGVCSSLTLAINLDEISMYSAKSLQVPCGVSAVKSVEPVGRNSFCILSVDGGAVGEPIRFGHNFGLGTTGGFSDQMLYLASDHKSFIRFAKKSYLQQVFLTNELSYLTCWRATFLDPQLRLEYEGFPVPANSKMIITHCHTNQSLAVPRNFWTRSYFGKEYEVICHTYLDSHKAEEDKNYWEIVTGNPSDKDGTMIHRPNPQPRRDQKE, from the exons ATGGCGGCCTACAGGCCCGGGGTGCTCATCGGCAACTGGAAGGAGGACGCCTGTTTGGAGGAG GACCGCTTGAGGGATTTTATCCATAAAAGAGAACGAGGAGAACTAttactacagaaaataaacaaacttcaAGATAATCTTTTAaagaag ATACAGCTGTCAGTGTCCAAGGATGGATTTGTTCATTTTGGAGACACTGTGATGCTTTTGAACCCAGACAAGAAATCCTCGGTGGAGAATTACCCTGGAGTGTGCAGCAGTCTGACTTTGGCAATTAATCTGGATGAAATATCCATGTATTCAGCCAAATCATTGCAAGTCCCTTGTGGAGTTAGCGCAGTCAAGAGCGTGGAACCTGTGGGTCGaaattctttttgtattttaag TGTTGATGGAGGTGCAGTGGGTGAACCGATTAGATTTGGGCACAACTTTGGTCTTGGGACAACCGGAGGgttttctgaccaaatg ttataTCTAGCAAGTGACCATAAATCATTTATAAGATTTGCTAAAAAATCTTACCTTCAGCAAGTATTTTTGACAAATGAGCTTTCCTATTTGACTTGCTGGCGAGCTACCTTCTTGGATCCACAGCTGCGTCTCGAATATGAAGGATTTCCAGTTCct gcaaaCTCTAAAATGATTATTACTCATTGCCATACTAATCAGAGCTTAGCAGTTCCAAGGAACTTTTGGACAAG gtcttattttggaaaagaatatGAAGTAATTTGTCACACTTACCTAGACTCCCATAAAGCTGAAGAAGATAAGAATTACTGGGAAATAGTTACAGGAAATCCCAGCGATAAGGATGGTACAATGATTCATAGACCAAACCCTCAACCCAGAAGGGATCAGAAAGAATGA
- the CFAP161 gene encoding cilia- and flagella-associated protein 161 isoform X2, whose protein sequence is MAAYRPGVLIGNWKEDACLEEDRLRDFIHKRERGELLLQKINKLQDNLLKKIQLSVSKDGFVHFGDTVMLLNPDKKSSVENYPGVCSSLTLAINLDEISMYSAKSLQVPCGVSAVKSVEPVGRNSFCILSVDGGAVGEPIRFGHNFGLGTTGGFSDQMANSKMIITHCHTNQSLAVPRNFWTRSYFGKEYEVICHTYLDSHKAEEDKNYWEIVTGNPSDKDGTMIHRPNPQPRRDQKE, encoded by the exons ATGGCGGCCTACAGGCCCGGGGTGCTCATCGGCAACTGGAAGGAGGACGCCTGTTTGGAGGAG GACCGCTTGAGGGATTTTATCCATAAAAGAGAACGAGGAGAACTAttactacagaaaataaacaaacttcaAGATAATCTTTTAaagaag ATACAGCTGTCAGTGTCCAAGGATGGATTTGTTCATTTTGGAGACACTGTGATGCTTTTGAACCCAGACAAGAAATCCTCGGTGGAGAATTACCCTGGAGTGTGCAGCAGTCTGACTTTGGCAATTAATCTGGATGAAATATCCATGTATTCAGCCAAATCATTGCAAGTCCCTTGTGGAGTTAGCGCAGTCAAGAGCGTGGAACCTGTGGGTCGaaattctttttgtattttaag TGTTGATGGAGGTGCAGTGGGTGAACCGATTAGATTTGGGCACAACTTTGGTCTTGGGACAACCGGAGGgttttctgaccaaatg gcaaaCTCTAAAATGATTATTACTCATTGCCATACTAATCAGAGCTTAGCAGTTCCAAGGAACTTTTGGACAAG gtcttattttggaaaagaatatGAAGTAATTTGTCACACTTACCTAGACTCCCATAAAGCTGAAGAAGATAAGAATTACTGGGAAATAGTTACAGGAAATCCCAGCGATAAGGATGGTACAATGATTCATAGACCAAACCCTCAACCCAGAAGGGATCAGAAAGAATGA